The following are from one region of the Rosistilla carotiformis genome:
- a CDS encoding DUF1559 domain-containing protein has product MNQASSIYRDGRCRRGFTLVELLVVIAIIGILVGLLLPAVQAAREAARRCQCMNNITQLGLAMHHHEFSTEHLPAGVINPDGPIRSAESGEHISWVVQILPFIEQNALYNHFDQAAGAYAAVNREARQQTIPTMHCPSYPGNYRGRNNEAGIVSGNYAGCHHDVEAPIDADNNGLLFLNSDIRYSQIPDGSTQTILLGESLPFANDLGWASGTRATLRNTGTPMAAFHILYQLPEQAEPDPSEEPLYVGGFGSSHPGGALFSFADGSTRFLSQAIDPELFRRYGNRRDGELTGWETR; this is encoded by the coding sequence ATGAACCAAGCGTCATCTATTTATCGCGATGGCCGGTGCCGACGCGGATTCACCCTCGTGGAACTACTTGTTGTGATCGCGATCATCGGCATCTTGGTCGGGCTGTTATTGCCCGCGGTGCAAGCAGCTCGCGAAGCGGCGCGGCGATGCCAATGCATGAACAACATCACGCAATTGGGATTGGCGATGCATCATCATGAATTCAGCACCGAACACCTTCCCGCCGGTGTGATCAATCCCGACGGACCGATCCGCAGCGCCGAATCGGGAGAACATATCAGCTGGGTCGTGCAGATCCTGCCCTTTATCGAACAGAACGCGTTGTACAACCACTTCGATCAGGCAGCCGGTGCGTACGCAGCGGTCAATCGCGAAGCGCGGCAACAGACCATTCCCACGATGCATTGCCCTTCGTATCCGGGCAACTATCGCGGCAGAAATAACGAGGCAGGAATTGTCAGCGGCAATTACGCCGGATGCCATCACGACGTCGAAGCCCCGATCGACGCCGATAACAACGGCCTGCTGTTCCTCAACAGCGACATCCGCTACAGCCAGATTCCCGATGGCAGCACCCAGACAATCCTCTTGGGCGAATCGTTACCGTTTGCCAACGATCTCGGCTGGGCCTCTGGCACACGGGCGACGTTGCGGAACACGGGAACGCCCATGGCCGCATTTCACATACTGTACCAGTTGCCCGAGCAAGCGGAGCCAGATCCGTCGGAAGAGCCTTTGTATGTTGGCGGCTTTGGCAGCAGCCATCCCGGTGGCGCGTTGTTTTCCTTCGCCGACGGTTCGACGCGGTTCTTGAGCCAAGCGATCGATCCCGAACTATTCCGTCGCTATGGAAACCGACGCGATGGCGAATTGACGGGGTGGGAAACTCGCTAA
- a CDS encoding ATP-binding protein, which yields MSNPLTVVISQGQSRNPEKRGLEQAVAEQAAAIDGVSVLLIPHLYDLTATGESLATLRSVRGDMVILAWVFERATHWILDRGGVRGQVGEVLLVRDEEDDDPEDQAEESQIEEKERVAEQAPRPNRIIYSLDFRVTEAADRIVTELQRIAALPRSVSDSAAARFAEPTNTTSLRLAGNSDADDDALETVPQTNGRASEPVLFGIGAVTKIDETPSRRWYPVIDFSRCTNCMECIDFCLFGVYGVDTVETILVEQPDNCRKGCPACSRVCPENAIIFPQHKSPGIAGAPVEAGGLKIDLSKLFGAPDADEDPIATAARERDEQLLLAGRATVGLEVGIPKRQSAASDQPKDDLDNLLDELDELDL from the coding sequence ATGTCCAATCCGCTGACCGTTGTTATTTCACAGGGGCAGAGTCGCAATCCTGAAAAACGAGGACTCGAACAAGCGGTTGCTGAGCAGGCGGCGGCGATCGACGGGGTTAGCGTGCTGTTGATCCCGCATCTGTACGATCTTACGGCAACCGGCGAAAGCCTGGCAACGTTGCGATCGGTCCGCGGCGATATGGTGATCCTCGCTTGGGTTTTCGAACGCGCGACGCACTGGATCTTGGATCGCGGGGGTGTTCGCGGCCAAGTTGGCGAGGTTTTGCTGGTTCGCGACGAAGAGGATGATGATCCAGAGGACCAGGCAGAGGAGTCGCAGATCGAGGAGAAGGAGCGCGTTGCCGAACAGGCACCACGCCCCAATCGGATCATCTATAGCCTGGATTTCCGCGTCACCGAAGCTGCCGATCGGATCGTCACCGAACTGCAACGGATCGCTGCTTTGCCACGGTCCGTTTCGGATTCGGCTGCCGCGCGTTTCGCGGAACCGACCAACACGACGTCGTTGCGATTAGCGGGGAATTCCGACGCCGATGACGACGCGTTGGAAACGGTCCCGCAAACCAATGGCCGCGCGTCCGAACCGGTCCTGTTTGGGATCGGTGCGGTGACCAAGATCGACGAAACGCCCAGTCGCCGTTGGTACCCGGTGATCGATTTCAGCCGCTGCACCAATTGCATGGAATGCATCGATTTCTGTTTGTTTGGCGTTTACGGCGTGGATACCGTCGAGACGATCCTTGTCGAACAGCCGGACAATTGCCGCAAGGGGTGTCCCGCCTGCAGCCGTGTTTGCCCCGAGAATGCGATTATCTTCCCGCAGCACAAGTCGCCGGGAATCGCCGGCGCGCCTGTGGAAGCGGGAGGCCTGAAGATCGACCTGTCGAAGCTGTTTGGTGCTCCCGACGCCGATGAAGATCCGATTGCCACGGCAGCACGCGAACGGGACGAACAACTGTTGCTGGCCGGCCGCGCGACGGTTGGCTTAGAAGTTGGAATCCCGAAGCGTCAATCGGCAGCGTCGGATCAACCGAAGGACGATCTCGACAACCTGCTGGACGAACTGGACGAATTGGATCTGTAA
- a CDS encoding DUF2062 domain-containing protein: MHRYAKRQSFRIWIRIRRYVMHNILHADDPPHPLALGVAIGLFVTFTPTIGLQMLLVMLLAWALRANKVVGIPIVWLSNPATFVPIYLPCYQVGRLILGSEPKGRAWWHSLQHPPKGFLNKTEFYWTSIWEIIGPLTIGCLVVASVVAVIGYCVTYSVIYTYRMKRFGAATPPQD; this comes from the coding sequence ATGCATCGTTACGCGAAACGACAATCCTTTCGGATATGGATTCGGATTCGGCGCTATGTCATGCACAACATCCTGCATGCTGACGATCCGCCGCATCCGCTGGCACTCGGCGTGGCGATCGGCCTGTTTGTCACATTCACGCCAACGATCGGGCTGCAGATGCTGCTGGTGATGCTGCTGGCCTGGGCCTTACGAGCCAATAAAGTGGTCGGAATCCCGATCGTTTGGCTCAGCAATCCGGCCACCTTCGTGCCGATTTATTTGCCCTGCTACCAGGTCGGTCGCTTGATCCTGGGCAGCGAACCCAAAGGCCGAGCGTGGTGGCACAGCCTGCAGCATCCGCCGAAAGGCTTCCTGAACAAAACCGAATTCTATTGGACCAGTATCTGGGAGATCATCGGCCCCCTGACGATCGGTTGCTTGGTCGTGGCCAGCGTGGTCGCCGTGATCGGTTATTGCGTCACGTATTCTGTGATCTACACCTATCGCATGAAACGTTTTGGAGCGGCGACGCCACCGCAAGATTAG
- a CDS encoding 5-formyltetrahydrofolate cyclo-ligase produces MALHDDEIAERKNAIRAQAHANRQAQADKDAVSQRITDRLHRMPQYQSAATVMYYVDVRDEVRTRHALSAALASEQRIVVPFCVDGELQLFHLESMAELETGMYKILEPRADLRDRAAKRVAVAELDLVVVPGVAFDRSGGRTGQGKGYYDKLLEHAQAKTSLVSLAFECQMFPEIPVAAHDIAMDFVVTEAAVYAGRGRS; encoded by the coding sequence ATGGCTCTGCATGACGACGAAATCGCTGAACGCAAGAACGCGATTCGCGCCCAAGCCCATGCCAACCGTCAGGCCCAAGCCGACAAAGACGCGGTCAGCCAACGGATCACCGACCGCTTACATCGGATGCCGCAGTACCAATCCGCCGCGACGGTGATGTATTACGTCGACGTTCGCGATGAAGTCCGCACCCGGCACGCGTTGTCTGCAGCGTTGGCGTCGGAGCAAAGGATCGTCGTCCCATTTTGTGTCGATGGCGAACTGCAGTTGTTCCATCTCGAATCGATGGCGGAACTGGAGACCGGAATGTACAAGATCCTGGAACCGCGAGCCGATCTGCGAGATCGGGCCGCCAAACGCGTTGCGGTTGCCGAGCTGGACCTGGTCGTCGTGCCGGGAGTTGCGTTTGACCGCAGCGGAGGCCGAACCGGGCAAGGCAAAGGCTATTACGACAAACTGCTGGAACATGCGCAGGCCAAAACATCGCTCGTTTCGCTGGCCTTTGAATGCCAAATGTTCCCCGAAATTCCGGTTGCCGCGCACGATATCGCGATGGATTTTGTTGTCACCGAAGCGGCGGTTTATGCTGGCCGCGGTCGATCCTAA
- the carA gene encoding glutamine-hydrolyzing carbamoyl-phosphate synthase small subunit, producing the protein MNTRAPAKLALEDGTVYTGISVGADGEVDGEVVFNTAMTGYQEILTDPSYRGQIVTMTSPEIGNYGINDDDREHLVPRLSGFVIRESSRVYSNYRAQGSLTEYLRKHGIVAIAEIDTRALVRRIRDLGAMKGILSTTDLNDESLVAKAKASPGLVGRDLTCEVMPKSVETWSVRLDQWTDSQTPDSGAHIVCLDFGMKWNIPRHLHSRGNRVTIVPGSTSADEILALEPDGIFLSNGPGDPEPLEHAQQTIRQLVGKKPIFGICLGHQLLSLACGAKAFKLKFGHRGVNQPVLDLTTGKIEITTQNHGFAIEQSSLPDCLEVTHMNLNDDTVAGVRHREHDAFSVQYHPEASSGPHDSHYLFDRFQDSITPQPAGS; encoded by the coding sequence ATGAACACGCGAGCCCCCGCCAAATTGGCACTGGAAGATGGCACCGTTTACACCGGCATTTCAGTCGGCGCCGACGGCGAAGTCGACGGCGAAGTCGTCTTCAACACCGCGATGACCGGTTATCAAGAAATCTTGACCGATCCGAGCTATCGCGGACAGATCGTGACGATGACCAGCCCGGAGATCGGCAATTACGGCATCAACGACGACGACCGCGAACATCTGGTGCCGCGGTTGTCGGGATTTGTGATCCGTGAATCGAGCCGCGTCTACAGCAATTACCGCGCGCAAGGTAGCCTCACCGAATACCTTCGGAAGCATGGGATCGTCGCGATTGCTGAAATCGATACCCGTGCGCTCGTCCGCCGGATTCGCGACCTCGGTGCGATGAAAGGCATTCTGTCGACGACGGATCTGAACGATGAAAGTCTGGTCGCTAAAGCGAAGGCTTCGCCCGGTTTGGTCGGCCGCGATCTGACCTGCGAAGTGATGCCCAAGTCGGTCGAGACCTGGTCGGTTCGATTGGACCAGTGGACCGATTCGCAAACGCCCGATTCGGGTGCCCATATCGTCTGCCTCGACTTTGGCATGAAATGGAACATCCCGCGGCACCTGCACTCCCGTGGTAACCGCGTAACGATCGTTCCCGGTTCGACAAGCGCCGACGAAATCTTGGCGCTGGAACCCGATGGAATCTTCTTGTCCAATGGACCTGGCGATCCCGAGCCCTTGGAACACGCGCAGCAAACGATCCGCCAATTGGTCGGCAAGAAACCGATCTTCGGGATCTGTCTGGGGCACCAACTGCTGTCGCTGGCTTGTGGCGCGAAGGCGTTTAAGCTGAAGTTCGGTCACCGAGGTGTCAACCAACCGGTGTTGGATTTAACCACGGGGAAGATCGAGATCACCACGCAGAATCATGGCTTTGCGATCGAGCAATCGTCGCTGCCCGACTGCTTGGAAGTGACACATATGAATTTGAACGACGATACCGTCGCGGGCGTTCGGCACCGTGAACACGATGCGTTTAGCGTTCAATATCATCCCGAGGCCTCTTCGGGCCCTCACGACAGCCACTATCTCTTTGATCGTTTCCAAGACTCGATCACCCCTCAACCCGCCGGTTCATAA
- a CDS encoding thioredoxin family protein — protein MRIALSLAALLVIASGLRAEIPWNADLKVAHQQAQAEGKLLLVHFESDNCVWCDRLEAGAFQSPDVAAVIGQAYVPVKINASKNKKLAEYFKVNRFPTDVVVDASGAVHAHNVSPQAPLQYITMLQEAAAKGGRPIGPAGANIAQQAPSPSQLQTPVVAQPPAAQPPAAAMAHQPMPAAENPPTAANAAGGFGMPPAAAGNFAANAPAGQFQLPSHSPLQAPSVSPVSAAITMPPSKPIQQNDGGAATMAANEFAIAPQPKAPAADPTSEAVSPPATPPLAMDGYCPVAILDESRWVSGDKQFGAIHLGKLYLFGSAQSQAKFLADPEKYTPALGGMDVVKFFENQEQVEGNREFGLHHQGQLFFFTSEDSLKRFFQSPESYSVKAQDVMHQAVSQVRQLH, from the coding sequence ATGCGTATCGCATTATCATTAGCTGCACTGTTAGTAATCGCTTCGGGCCTACGAGCGGAAATTCCTTGGAATGCCGACCTCAAGGTTGCGCACCAGCAGGCGCAGGCCGAAGGCAAGCTGTTGTTGGTCCACTTCGAAAGCGACAACTGCGTCTGGTGTGACCGCTTGGAAGCGGGCGCGTTCCAAAGCCCCGACGTTGCCGCAGTGATCGGCCAGGCCTATGTGCCGGTAAAGATCAATGCCAGCAAAAATAAGAAGCTCGCGGAGTATTTTAAGGTCAACCGATTCCCGACCGATGTCGTCGTCGACGCTTCCGGTGCGGTGCATGCCCACAACGTCAGCCCTCAAGCGCCGTTGCAATACATCACGATGCTCCAAGAGGCCGCAGCCAAGGGCGGTCGACCTATCGGCCCCGCCGGTGCGAACATCGCTCAACAAGCGCCCAGCCCGTCGCAATTGCAAACGCCCGTCGTCGCGCAACCACCTGCGGCACAGCCGCCGGCCGCTGCGATGGCTCATCAACCGATGCCTGCTGCGGAAAATCCTCCAACGGCTGCCAACGCTGCCGGTGGATTTGGTATGCCGCCTGCCGCAGCGGGAAACTTCGCAGCCAACGCTCCTGCTGGCCAGTTCCAATTGCCTAGCCATTCGCCATTGCAAGCGCCTTCGGTCAGCCCGGTTTCGGCAGCAATCACGATGCCACCGTCGAAACCGATCCAACAAAATGACGGCGGCGCCGCCACGATGGCAGCAAACGAATTTGCGATCGCTCCGCAACCCAAAGCTCCGGCGGCGGATCCGACATCCGAGGCCGTGAGCCCACCTGCGACACCACCGTTGGCGATGGATGGGTACTGCCCCGTTGCAATCCTTGACGAATCGCGTTGGGTGAGTGGCGACAAACAGTTTGGTGCGATCCATCTGGGCAAGCTTTATCTGTTTGGCAGTGCCCAATCGCAAGCCAAATTTCTAGCGGACCCCGAAAAATACACCCCAGCCCTCGGCGGGATGGACGTTGTGAAGTTCTTCGAAAATCAGGAACAGGTCGAAGGTAACCGTGAATTTGGTCTGCATCATCAAGGCCAGCTGTTCTTCTTCACCAGCGAAGACTCGCTGAAACGATTCTTTCAGTCGCCCGAATCGTACAGCGTCAAAGCACAGGACGTGATGCACCAAGCAGTCAGCCAAGTTCGACAACTGCACTAG
- a CDS encoding PVC-type heme-binding CxxCH protein, with the protein MRFVPHLVVPLLAVLFLTPPALAQPAAESSAWKVQQVPAIWKKAAGGRDAYSWYRCAVEVPESWADQELTLFIEGVDDAREVFFNGTSIGLVGTLPPEYRSGLGATMRFPIQPNLVSPGAANVVAVRVYQNQGRGGFNVAAPVLFGNDEAIRMAGDWETREGDDLSWGKLSTRDEIAKTARFAKLESAADVEASLKKLDDDAGRQSIADTLKQLTYPDDLALNVAVGEPNIGQPLSIKWDARGRMWVIQYLQYPTIAGLKMISRDKFLRSVYDKVPPPPPHHFIGADKITIHEDTDGDGVYDKHKPFIEGLNLASSVAIGRGGVYVLNPPYLLFYPDADGDDLPDGDPEVLLEGFGLEDSHSVANSLRWGPDGWLYSTQGSTVTGHVRKPGSAEEPIHSMGQVVWRYHPESARYEIFAEGGGNSFGVEFDSQGRLYSGHNGGDTRGFHYVQGGYYRKGFGKHGSLSNPYTYGYFEAMGHAKVARFTHTFVIYEGDGLPAKYQGNLFGCGPLQSHIVRSEVQPDRSSVQTVDLGFALESEDKWVRPVDIQAGPDGGLYVVDMYEQRIDHASHYQGRIDRESGRVYRLQDPDAKPFKMGDLSKLSTAELVDLLKHPNKWHRQTALRLLGDRRDAAALPLLNQMLKQSEGLDALNALWGLNLSGGFDDATASQLLGHSEPLVREWTVRLLGDRLVLSDALAKQLASLAASESDVRVRSQLAASARRMPAAQSLPVIAGLLTHDEDVDDIHVPLLVWWALEAHCEADGQQVLAMFNDSKIWTRPIVQQHLLERLMRRFASTGTRGDLLKCATLLNQAPAADQRATLLVGFESAFEGRSLSGLPSELLDALAKSGGGSLALRLRQGNAEAIEEALADIANKKVPAAKRIELIRIFGDIRNPAALPVLLKMANQESDEALVGAVLATLQSYDAAEIGETIVAGLNKYSDAATEVALSTLASRAIWSQQLLSAVASKQIEKDQIPTAILRKMLLHQNAEISEAIGSTWGEISGASTANMLAEITRISEVLSHGTGNPYDGKLLYKESCGKCHQLFEQGGEIGPDLTAYKRDDVRQLLVNVANPNLEIREGFENMMVLTFDGRALNGFVEDQDNQVVVIKGADGQRTVIEKENIDLMQASKNSLMPEDLLAKLSDQQLRDLFAYLRSTQPLP; encoded by the coding sequence ATGCGTTTTGTCCCGCATCTTGTCGTGCCGTTGCTGGCTGTTCTGTTTCTCACTCCCCCTGCCCTCGCTCAACCGGCTGCTGAATCCTCGGCCTGGAAAGTCCAACAGGTGCCAGCGATTTGGAAGAAGGCGGCCGGTGGTCGCGATGCCTATTCTTGGTATCGCTGTGCCGTCGAAGTCCCCGAATCGTGGGCCGACCAAGAATTGACGCTCTTTATCGAAGGCGTCGACGACGCCCGCGAGGTCTTCTTCAACGGAACTTCGATCGGTCTGGTCGGTACGCTGCCGCCGGAATATCGCAGCGGATTGGGAGCGACGATGCGATTCCCGATCCAACCGAATCTGGTTTCGCCGGGAGCCGCAAACGTCGTGGCTGTTCGCGTTTACCAGAACCAGGGACGCGGCGGGTTCAACGTCGCCGCTCCTGTGTTGTTCGGCAACGACGAAGCGATTCGGATGGCGGGCGACTGGGAGACACGCGAAGGCGATGACCTCAGCTGGGGCAAGCTGTCGACGCGCGATGAGATCGCCAAAACCGCGCGGTTCGCAAAACTGGAATCGGCCGCCGACGTCGAAGCTTCGCTGAAGAAGCTGGATGACGACGCAGGGCGTCAATCGATCGCCGACACGCTCAAGCAACTGACCTATCCCGACGATCTCGCCTTAAATGTCGCTGTGGGTGAACCGAATATCGGCCAACCGCTTTCGATCAAGTGGGACGCCCGCGGGCGGATGTGGGTGATTCAGTATCTTCAGTATCCGACGATCGCCGGACTGAAGATGATCAGCCGCGACAAGTTTTTGCGAAGCGTGTACGACAAGGTTCCGCCGCCGCCACCGCATCACTTCATCGGTGCCGACAAGATCACGATCCATGAAGATACCGACGGCGACGGAGTCTACGACAAACACAAGCCGTTTATCGAAGGGCTTAACCTCGCCTCGTCGGTCGCGATCGGCCGCGGTGGCGTCTATGTGCTCAACCCGCCTTACCTTCTGTTTTACCCCGATGCCGATGGCGACGATCTGCCCGATGGCGATCCCGAGGTGCTGTTGGAAGGTTTTGGTTTAGAGGATTCGCACTCGGTCGCCAACAGCTTGCGTTGGGGCCCCGATGGCTGGCTCTATTCGACTCAGGGAAGCACCGTCACCGGGCATGTTCGCAAGCCGGGATCGGCGGAAGAACCGATCCACTCGATGGGCCAAGTGGTCTGGCGTTATCATCCCGAATCGGCTCGCTACGAGATCTTTGCCGAGGGGGGCGGAAACTCGTTTGGCGTCGAATTCGACTCGCAAGGACGGCTCTACTCCGGCCACAACGGCGGCGACACTCGCGGCTTCCATTACGTCCAAGGCGGTTATTACCGCAAGGGATTTGGCAAGCACGGATCGCTCTCCAACCCCTACACCTACGGCTATTTCGAAGCGATGGGGCACGCAAAAGTCGCCCGCTTCACGCACACCTTCGTGATCTACGAAGGGGATGGATTGCCCGCGAAATATCAAGGCAATCTGTTTGGATGTGGGCCGTTGCAGAGTCATATCGTCCGCAGCGAAGTCCAGCCCGATCGATCGAGCGTACAGACGGTCGACCTTGGTTTTGCCTTGGAAAGCGAAGATAAATGGGTTCGCCCTGTCGACATTCAAGCCGGCCCCGACGGCGGGCTTTACGTGGTCGACATGTATGAACAACGGATCGATCACGCCAGCCATTACCAAGGCCGGATCGATCGCGAGAGTGGCCGTGTGTATCGGCTGCAGGATCCCGATGCGAAGCCGTTCAAGATGGGAGACCTCAGCAAGTTGTCGACGGCTGAATTGGTCGACCTGCTGAAACATCCTAACAAGTGGCATCGGCAGACCGCTCTGCGACTGTTGGGCGATCGCCGCGATGCAGCCGCCCTGCCGCTGCTGAATCAGATGTTGAAGCAATCCGAAGGCTTGGACGCGCTGAATGCTCTCTGGGGCCTGAATCTGTCGGGCGGATTTGACGATGCGACCGCGTCGCAGTTGTTGGGACATTCCGAACCGCTGGTTCGCGAGTGGACTGTTCGTTTGTTGGGGGACCGGTTGGTGCTGAGCGACGCGTTGGCGAAGCAACTCGCTTCGTTGGCGGCAAGCGAATCGGACGTCCGCGTTCGCAGCCAATTGGCCGCGTCGGCGCGTCGAATGCCCGCCGCCCAATCGCTGCCGGTGATCGCAGGGTTGCTGACTCACGATGAAGACGTAGACGACATCCATGTGCCGCTGTTGGTTTGGTGGGCGTTGGAGGCGCATTGTGAAGCCGACGGCCAGCAGGTGTTGGCGATGTTCAACGATTCCAAGATCTGGACGCGCCCGATCGTTCAACAGCATCTGTTGGAACGATTGATGCGACGGTTTGCATCGACGGGAACGCGAGGCGATCTGCTGAAGTGCGCCACGCTGTTGAATCAAGCTCCCGCAGCCGACCAGAGGGCGACGCTGTTGGTTGGATTCGAGAGTGCCTTCGAAGGCCGTTCGCTCTCCGGCTTGCCAAGCGAATTGTTGGATGCGTTGGCAAAATCGGGAGGTGGTTCGCTGGCGCTGCGACTGCGCCAAGGGAATGCCGAAGCGATCGAAGAGGCGTTGGCAGATATCGCCAACAAAAAGGTTCCCGCTGCGAAACGGATCGAATTGATTCGCATCTTCGGCGATATTCGCAACCCCGCGGCGCTGCCGGTGCTGTTGAAAATGGCGAACCAGGAGAGCGACGAAGCGTTGGTCGGTGCGGTCTTGGCGACGTTGCAGTCGTACGATGCTGCGGAGATCGGCGAAACGATCGTCGCCGGATTGAATAAGTATTCCGACGCCGCGACCGAAGTAGCGTTGTCGACCTTGGCCTCGCGAGCGATCTGGTCGCAACAGCTGTTGTCGGCGGTCGCGTCGAAGCAGATCGAAAAGGATCAGATTCCAACGGCGATCTTGCGGAAGATGTTGTTGCATCAAAACGCGGAGATTTCCGAAGCGATCGGCAGCACCTGGGGCGAGATCTCTGGCGCGTCGACCGCGAACATGTTGGCTGAAATCACCCGGATCAGCGAAGTCTTGTCGCACGGGACCGGCAATCCTTATGACGGCAAGCTGCTGTACAAAGAGAGCTGTGGGAAGTGCCATCAATTGTTCGAGCAGGGAGGGGAGATCGGTCCCGATCTGACCGCCTACAAGCGCGACGATGTCCGGCAATTGTTGGTCAACGTGGCGAATCCTAACTTGGAGATCCGCGAGGGCTTTGAGAACATGATGGTGCTGACCTTCGACGGCCGGGCCCTCAACGGATTTGTTGAGGATCAAGACAATCAAGTTGTCGTGATCAAAGGTGCCGACGGCCAGCGAACGGTGATCGAGAAAGAGAACATCGATCTGATGCAGGCGAGCAAAAATTCGCTGATGCCCGAAGATCTGTTGGCCAAGCTGAGCGATCAACAGCTGCGCGATCTATTCGCCTACCTGCGATCGACTCAGCCGTTGCCATAG